AATCATTAGCAGGAACAACTACCCCCTCTACCCTAAACTCTCTGGTTAAGGAATTATTTCTTAATTGGAAATGCGGATTAAGGGTAGATGATGTTCTCATTGGTATCAGGTCAGTTGACTTTACAATTAGTAATAATTTGCTGGAAGACACGGCAGAAATCAAAGAAACTGTCCCCCTTGCTATCCCTAGATTAGTGAGAGGTGGAAAAAGGGCAATTACAGGGACAATCAACCGACAATTTGAGGATAGCACATACTTTGACAAGTGGATAAACGGAACTTCAGCAAAACTTTCAGTTAAAGGAACCAGTCAACCCTATGCTGGACCATTAGAGACTATAGAGTTCATCTTTCCAACAATTCTATTTGAGGGGACAGACCCTACAGTTTCCGATATGAGCTTGATGTATAATGATCTACCCTTCTCGGCATTTGGAGAAAATAATAACGAGGCAACACTTACCATTTATTCCCTTGACGCTGATTATAACTAATGGGCAGAAGAAAAAGCGTTTTTGCTGAAACCTCCATAAACCAAGGAGAAATTAACCTACCCATTCCGAATTGCCAGACTATTGTTTTGCTAGATGAGAAATTCAAGTTTTCAGAGGGAGGAGTAAGCACCTCAACTTTCACCATTAAGGATTTTGTATTTATCCTCTGGATTTTGGAAAATCAAGAGAAAGACCTACTTAATATGCCAGAAGAAGAAAAGCAAAAGGAAATCAACAAAAAATTAAGGCAATTAGAAGTCTCCCAGCTAATGGAATATTCAATCGCAATCAATGCGGTTATGGAAAAGGTTTCCAAACAGATGCAAAAAGTTCCTATATCATCCCAAAAAAAAACACAGGAATAGATGAGGCAATATGTTATATTGTGGAAAAAACAGGATGGACGATTGAATATATACTGAAACTAAAGGTAAATGTAGCTATCTTCCTTCTTGAGTATTTTGCCAAGCGGGAGGTAGAAAATTTTAAGTTAAAAGCAAGTTTAATGGGGGTTAAAGTATAACCCCTATTTGTTTTTTAAGAGAAAATGCCAGAAACCACAGTAACAATCAGCCTAAAAGGCAGAGAACAGATTAGCCAGGCCTTCGCTAATGTAAATAGAGCATTAGACAATATTAAAGGAAGAATTGATGCTATTAAGCCCAGCTTTGGGGCTTTGGCTGCTATGACAGGGGCTTTTACCGGAGCAATTGTTTTAGCAGGAAAAAAGGCATTAGATGAGGCAGGAAATATTGAAAAGCTTTCTGCCACAATGACAACCATTACAGGCTCAACCAAAGAGGCCACAGATATGATACAATTCGCCATAAAAGCCGCCACCCAGACACCCTTTGAAGTTAAGGGGGTTGTAGAATCCACCGCTACGATAATGCAGTTCACAAAGATGTTAGGGTGGACAGGCAAGGATGCTCAAAAGTGGTTTCCTCTTATCGGAGACCTTGCCGCAGGGATGGGAAAAGACCTTAAATATACCTCCCTTGTAATGGGCAAGGCATTAACAGGCTCACAAGATGCCATATTATCTCTCCGAGACCAATTCGGCATATCCGCTCAAGCCCTTAAGGCTTTTGGGGCAGAAATGAATAAGGAGGGAGGGATTGCTGTAAGAACAGCCGAACAGCAAGAAAAATTAAGGAATGCTTTAGAGGCTTTAATAAAACAGAATTTTGCTGGAGCAATGGCAAGACAGATGGACACCTGGGAAGGGGCAATGTCTAATTTGCACGATGCTATGTCTAGGCTATATATGGCTATTGGAGCAACGATGATTCCAATGTTTAATAAATGGATTAAGGAATCCTTAACCCCTGGCCTTGAAAAAATAGAGAATTTTATTAAAACAAATGGTAATTTGGTGGTCGCTTTAGGGGCTGTTGCAGGGGCTGTGAGCTTGGCAGTAGCCTCTTTAGCAACCTTAAGCTTTACCCTCCCCCATATTATTGGAGGGTTTAAAGCTTTACAACTTCTTTTTGCTGTGCAAATACCAGAGGCATTAAAAATAGCAATACCGCTATTGCGAGCTTTCATCTTTTCTCCTATAGGTATTCTTACATTAGCAATCGGTGGATTAACAATGGCTTTTTTAGACCTTAAAGGCAAAACAGATGCAGCTCTTAAATCCGTAGAAGATAGTGCAGAGAAAATAAAAGGATTGGTGGTTGAATATAATAGCCTAGCAACAGCAGTAAGCAAGACAACAGAACAAAAACAAAGACAAAAAGCGATTATTGATGAACTAAAAAAGGTTATCCCTGAATATGCGGGAGAGTTGGAAAAACTAGGAGGAAAACCGATTAAAAGCGTTGAGGAGATTAACAGACATTTATTAGCACAATACAATCTTGCGATTGCTAATATGTCAGGATTTGAAAAGTTGGGTAGAAGCATTATGGTGCAGTTTAGTCTTGCCAGAACATATGTTGATGAGTTTTTAGACCAGATGGTGATAGGAGTTTTTAATTCTTTAAATTTCGTTAAAGACTGCTTTGAAAAAATTGGAACCTTTTTAAGAATTCTATGGGGTGTAGCAATAAAAGATTTTGGAAAGATAACAACAAAGGATTTAGAAAGACTAAAAAAGGCTGGAGAAGATGTAGGCAAATTTTTTACATCAGGTATTGTTAAAGCTTTTAAAGAACACGGAAAAGAAGGAGATGAAGAATTTAAAAAAATCCATCAAAGTTATGAAAAAAAGAGAGAAGCAATAAAATTAAAGCCTTATGGAATAGAAAAACCTAAATTGTTAACTTTAGAAGATTTTATGTCTAAAGCAATTAAAGTCGCTAAGGCTGCCACAGAAGAAGAAATAGTCACAGAAGAAAAGGCAAAGAAGGCTTTGTCAGACCGATTATCACTCGCTGAATCCAGATACAGAATTGGAAAGCTAACCATAGACCAGCTAATTGAGGAATATGCACAAGTTCAGAAACTCTCTACAACAGAGCTGGAAAGAAATCAAATCCAGGAAAAGATAAACAGCCTCAAAGAAGAAGAAAAAAGAAAAGCAAGGGAAGTAATTGAGGAAAGGATAAGCAATTTATTGGCAGAAAAAAATCTAGGAAAGGATGTAGACACAGAGCTAGTGAAACAATATAACTCCTTGATGATAATTACCGATAGAGAAAGCGATAGATTAAATATCCAGAGTAAAATCAAGGATATTATGACCCACGCCTCTAAAATAGAGGCAGATAGGCTGGCAGTATTAGAGAGTGATTATAATCTCAATAAGGACAAAAGAGCTGAACTGATAGAGCAATTAAAAGTAATGAGAGACCAGACGCAGGATACAATAGAGAGAAATAATTACGAAAAGAAAATTAGAGACCTCCTTGAGGAAGAAAAAAGAGAAAGGGAAACTATATTAAGGGAACAGATAGCAATTACCAGAATACAATCAGATATGGGAGAAAATGTTAAGCAGAAGCTGGTAGACCAATTAACCCAATTAAGTCTGTTTGTTGAAAAAGAAAGTGAAAGATTAGAAATCCTTCAGGAGATAAAGAAAATACAAAAGGAAATATCACCTCCAGTAGTGGGAATAGGCGGTGCTATGCCTGAGAGAGAAGGATGGATTACCGCACCTCCTGGAGCAGTATATACAGAGGGAGAAGAGATAAAACCAATAGAGGAAAGAAAAGAGACGGTTTTTGGTTCTATTGTAGAGGGATTTAGGGAAAGTGTAGGGGAATTACAAAATATTTTTGGAATGATACAAGAATCTACAAGGCAATTGTTTGATACTATCGCCCAGACAGGAGGAATGGCATTTGAGAAGATGTTTTTTGGAATGCAAGATTTTTCAACAAGCGTCAAGGAATTATGGAGCAATCTTGCTCACTCGGTAGTAAATTATATTGGACAGATGATTACAAAATGGCTTGCTTTTCTTGCCTTACAGGAAGTAGCGGGATTTTTTGGTATTTCCTTGCCTGCATTTCAGACCGCCCCTGGGGAAATAAGGAAAGTCCCTGGACCTCCTACCCTAGAAGTCCCTGCCATTGTTCACGGTGGAGAGATAATCGGCAGACCCGCTGAGGGGCAGTTCGGAATGGCTAAAACACCAACAGTAAATATCAATATCAGTGCAGGTGCAGTTCTGGGAGGCAATGAGGCTCAATTCAAACAGGCAATCCTTGATATATTTAAAGATTATGACCTATTAAGCTCCAGAAATCTAGGAAGAAGATATAGTTAAAATGGCACAAATTACTATAAAATACGGCGATGATTTTGCAAATAGCTATGTATTAGCCCTAAATCCCTCTATTTTTGAGGCATTGCAGAGGATTTATACTGATAGATATAGGCAGGAGGATACAGCCGCAATCTCTTATGAGAGGGGCAGAAAATGGGAATTTAGGCTCTTTTGGAAGGCGATGCCAAAAACAATGATGGATACCCTAAAATCCATTAAGGAGTATCAAGAGCCTTTTAAGCTTGTTTTATCCTCTGATTTCCATCCTAACGGCGAATACACTGTCAATTGGGAGAGCGATTTTGGCTTTTTCTATATTCTTCCTTCAACAGATTCTGAATTCTCAGGAGAGATTATCTTTATAGAGGTTTAATGGCTACCCTGCGTGTTCCACAAGATTATTCAACAATTCAAGCAGCAATCAATGCAGCAAATAATGGGGATACTGTTTTAGTAGCTAATGGGACATATGCTGGCACAGGGAATAAGGAGCTAACCTGGTCGGGAAAGGTTATTACGGTTCGCTCTGTGAATGGGCCTGATAATTGCATCATTGACTGCGAGAATTCAGGAAATAGGGCGTTTTATTTTAGTAATGCGGGAAATTGTGGAACAATCAGTGGGTTCACGATGAGAAATGGAAATCCAAGCCAGGGCGGCGGAATCTGGTGCGATAATTCCTCCCCAGCTATCACCAACTGCACCATCTCAGGGAATAGTGCTACCTATGGCGGCGGAATCTTCTGCTATAATTCTTCCTCCCCAGCTATCACCAACTGCATAATTTCAGGAAATAGTGCTTCCGATTATGGCGGCGGAATCTACTGCTGGTATTCCTCCCCAGCTATCACCAACTGCATAATTTCAGGAAATAGTGCTTCCGATTATGGCGGCGGAATCTACTGCTGGTATTCCTCCCCAGCTATCACCAACTGCACCATCTCAGGGAATAGTGCTACCTATGGCGGCGGAATCTTCTGCTATAATTCTTCCTCCCCAGCTATCACCAACTGCATAATATCTGATAACAGCAACTATGGAATATATGAATATGACAATAGTAGTGATCCTCCAACCAATTACAACTGTTTCTGGAACAATACCTCAGGCGATTATTATGATGAAGGAACAACCCCAAGGGATGTTGCCTGGTTAAATACACAAGGAACCGGCAATCTCTCGGCTGACCCTTTATTTATCAGCTCAAGCGACTTTCATTTACAAGCAACCTCTCCCTGCATTGATGCGGGTTCAAATACTGCCCCGGCAATTCCCTCAACCGATAAGGACGGTAAAACAAGAATAGTAGATGGTAATGAAGATGGCATAGCTACCGTAGATATGGGAGCATATGAATATGGAGATGTATATATCATCACGAAAGACACTAATGGACAATGGGCTGTATCCGATAGTTTCAAAACCCAATTAGCAAAACTACAAGGGACAAAGCCTCGCTGGGGCTCCTTTCTCGGCAGAAAAAAGCCTCATCAGGCAATAGCTCTGGCAGGTGAGACATTAGCCAGCCTATCCTCTAGTAATAAGCAAGCCCAGAAGATTACCTTAAACCAAGATACCACCTTTAGTGGGGTTTGGGTAAGGGCTTGTCTCCTTGATATGGGAGCTCCGCTTACTACTTGCTTATGCAATAATAATGCAGGTGTGCCTGGTGCAATTATAACTAGCACTTCAATTGCCGCCAGCGAAATTCCCTCTAGTAGTAGCACTACCGATTGGCTCTGGGTCCAATTCACCACAAAGCAAAGTTTGAGTGCGGGGATATATTTTCTTACCTTTGAAGGAGGGGAAGGATTTGGGGCGGTGCAAATAGCTTATGTCAACAATACATACACTGACGGTAATCGGCTCTATTCTACAGACGGCGGAACAAACTGGACAAACGATACTAACACAGACATTGCCTTCAGGCTAGAGGTTTTATCAGGCGGGGAATGGGAGGAGATTAAGCTTGAAAATACAGAAACTGGATTGGTAAATGTAGGGCAAATTACCAAGCAGGTAGAGAGGGAATTGCTAACCTATGTGGCTGGCTCAGCAACCCTAGATTTTTCTAATGTAAGGGGTTATTGGAATCCAAAAGGGGGGATAAAGAATACCAAAGGAAAGCCTATACAAGGCTTTTACAGGACAAGTGAAACATCCCTTACTCCAAAAGGAATTTTCCTCTTGCCAAGAGGGGAATATAAGATTTCCTTTACCGATGCCTCAACCTGCGTAGTTAATGGAGTTTCCTATACTATTACTGGTAATGAAGTTCGTAATGCTCTCGGTTCAAATACTACAATAAAACTAAATCCTAACCGAAGTTTATCTGATAAGGCAATCATTAGGCTAGGAATATTTACAGAATGGAAGGTTTTTCTGGATAGATTAAGGCTCTGGAAGGGATTTGAAATAAATCCTAACTGGAAAGAGTTTATCCCTGCCTTTACTGGCTTGGTGCAAGATATATCAATTATCAAAGGAATGTCCACCATATCAGCCATAGATTACGATTATAATCTCCAGAAAGTTACTGCCGAGAAGGTTACAATGGATAATTCCGATGGCACATTAACCACAAAGCTAAATGTAAGCGATGAAATTCCCGATGCCGAGGGAGGAGGGAAAGGATTATTGAAAACAGCAACCAAAATCCCTGTTCTCCCTCCAATTGATAAATTTCCCTCCTCTGGGAAGATTAGAATAGATGAGGAAATTATAACCTATACCTCCAAAATTGAAACCACAGACGATACTTCTTTCAATGGATGCACCAGAGGAGCAGACTTAACTACAGCCGTAGCCCATAAAGATGGAGCAGAGGTTAAAAATTATCAATGGTATATTGCCCCAAGAATGGATAGGGCAGTAGAAAGGTTAATGCAGGAGGCAGGAATAAGCGATTACCAGATTGACCAGACAATCACTAATGCTGATTTTGAGCATTTTTCCTATCACGGCAAAACTCCCTCAATGCCTCCCTTTGGGGTTGCTAGATGTATGTGCTATGATGCTACCCAAGACCAGTATTGGTTTGGGATTGACAACAAACTCTATCTTTGGAAAGATGGAGTTTGGACACTAAAAAAGACATTAGGGGTCGGTATAGGAGATGTGAATGATTGGATATATAAGATAGCTGTTTGGGAGAATAATGGGAACGTATATTTTGTGACTAGTAGAAAACATGAGATTTTTACTGCTTGGTATAGAACCCCTTATAATAATGGCTATGATGCCCATACAGGATTAAACTTTGACCTGTGGAAATATGATATCTCTTCAGATATTCTCTCTATCTATTCTACTGTGAATAAACCGATGTATGCTTCTACTCTAGGGTGCTATGTTACTTCTTCTTATGTTTTAGTTCAGTGGGTAGTGGAGAGCCGAAAAGCTTTCTATATTTTTGGAGATAGACTCTACTATATCTACTGTGAAGATAGTATAAGTAGCTCAGCTTACAAGGGTATTGCTTATATAGATTTGATTTCAGACACAATTGTTACTCTGCTGACAACCCAGTTTGTTGCAGTTGGCTGTATAAATTTTTCATCTCCCTGCTTAAATTCTTGGGCTATTATTACTCTTCAATGGGATATAGTCTATAGACTGAACTTTCTCTTTTCTCCTCCTACTGTCACCTTTTTGAAAGATTTCCCAGGAGATGTGGCTTATTTTGGGATTGGGACTCCTGAATTGGAAGCAAGAATGGAAGAAGTAGTAGGGGGAGGTCAACTTGTTAAGCTAGTCTATACTACTTTCTACTATACAACTGATGGGGGAACTGTTAATTACTGGAGAATATGTAGTATAAGATTCTCTACCCCAGATACTCCTGAAGGAGATACTACTTCATATATAAGCTGGAGAGAGATAAAGCGTTATTCTAACTATGATGCTATAACCCTAGATAATGTAGATGATGGTCCCAGAAGTTTTGCAAGACAGAGTGGGGGTAGTAGAGTATATTTTGCATTGGGAACGGGATATAAGA
This genomic stretch from bacterium harbors:
- a CDS encoding phage tail tube protein, which produces DGNDTAIIETLTFTGNTTINTTKYFKTVNAGGITTSGFTGGTLAINGNRNTYKHDFALANSIPSITMEISKGGFPFTYWGCGLTSAQFKVDAPEGITKGTFTFVGKDGEPKSLAGTTTPSTLNSLVKELFLNWKCGLRVDDVLIGIRSVDFTISNNLLEDTAEIKETVPLAIPRLVRGGKRAITGTINRQFEDSTYFDKWINGTSAKLSVKGTSQPYAGPLETIEFIFPTILFEGTDPTVSDMSLMYNDLPFSAFGENNNEATLTIYSLDADYN
- a CDS encoding right-handed parallel beta-helix repeat-containing protein, with protein sequence MATLRVPQDYSTIQAAINAANNGDTVLVANGTYAGTGNKELTWSGKVITVRSVNGPDNCIIDCENSGNRAFYFSNAGNCGTISGFTMRNGNPSQGGGIWCDNSSPAITNCTISGNSATYGGGIFCYNSSSPAITNCIISGNSASDYGGGIYCWYSSPAITNCIISGNSASDYGGGIYCWYSSPAITNCTISGNSATYGGGIFCYNSSSPAITNCIISDNSNYGIYEYDNSSDPPTNYNCFWNNTSGDYYDEGTTPRDVAWLNTQGTGNLSADPLFISSSDFHLQATSPCIDAGSNTAPAIPSTDKDGKTRIVDGNEDGIATVDMGAYEYGDVYIITKDTNGQWAVSDSFKTQLAKLQGTKPRWGSFLGRKKPHQAIALAGETLASLSSSNKQAQKITLNQDTTFSGVWVRACLLDMGAPLTTCLCNNNAGVPGAIITSTSIAASEIPSSSSTTDWLWVQFTTKQSLSAGIYFLTFEGGEGFGAVQIAYVNNTYTDGNRLYSTDGGTNWTNDTNTDIAFRLEVLSGGEWEEIKLENTETGLVNVGQITKQVERELLTYVAGSATLDFSNVRGYWNPKGGIKNTKGKPIQGFYRTSETSLTPKGIFLLPRGEYKISFTDASTCVVNGVSYTITGNEVRNALGSNTTIKLNPNRSLSDKAIIRLGIFTEWKVFLDRLRLWKGFEINPNWKEFIPAFTGLVQDISIIKGMSTISAIDYDYNLQKVTAEKVTMDNSDGTLTTKLNVSDEIPDAEGGGKGLLKTATKIPVLPPIDKFPSSGKIRIDEEIITYTSKIETTDDTSFNGCTRGADLTTAVAHKDGAEVKNYQWYIAPRMDRAVERLMQEAGISDYQIDQTITNADFEHFSYHGKTPSMPPFGVARCMCYDATQDQYWFGIDNKLYLWKDGVWTLKKTLGVGIGDVNDWIYKIAVWENNGNVYFVTSRKHEIFTAWYRTPYNNGYDAHTGLNFDLWKYDISSDILSIYSTVNKPMYASTLGCYVTSSYVLVQWVVESRKAFYIFGDRLYYIYCEDSISSSAYKGIAYIDLISDTIVTLLTTQFVAVGCINFSSPCLNSWAIITLQWDIVYRLNFLFSPPTVTFLKDFPGDVAYFGIGTPELEARMEEVVGGGQLVKLVYTTFYYTTDGGTVNYWRICSIRFSTPDTPEGDTTSYISWREIKRYSNYDAITLDNVDDGPRSFARQSGGSRVYFALGTGYKSGSAHKLYQIIDISPTTDTESIVDIGIPIAGEKGQTSDMLLVSIGGIEILYAVSYPSYILWQYSKEAVISAFNQTDFRANYGITRISNIIKDLAEASGFKAYFDELGIFYFQRPETSGNVKVAFAEKDIKSLSVRDGDLSAYPIINKCVVSLLQGNTKIYELSETSLSRQNYGLEVLSISNAWLNNEGVAYGLAKRMVELYQLPSNLATLDLRWYP